Within the Photobacterium swingsii genome, the region AGGCGTAAATGTTGGATAATTGGTATAAGGCACCTCTTCAGGTGGCTGACGGTCAACCACACTAGAGACAGGGGCGCACCCTGTCATCACTAATGCCGCCAACAGAAAAATAATGCGCATCATCGCCTTACCCTTACATTGATTGGCTAACAAACTTCAGCATTTGGTCTGCACTTGAGACCACTTTGGCATTCATTTCGTAAGCGCGCTGGGTCGTGATCATGTTCACCATTTCTTCCACCACACTCACGTTAGAGCCTTCTAATGTGAATTGGCTAATAGCACCAATGCCGTCTTCACCACCCACACCTTCAATCGGTGCACCTGATGCGCCGCTTTCACGGAATAAGTTACCGCCCATGGCTTCAAGACCCGATGGGTTGGTGAAGTTTGCCAAGGTAATTTGACCGATTTCTTGCGGCTCAGGCTCACCTTGTACTTTAATCGACACCATGCCATCAGTGCCCACGCTCATGCCTGTCGCATTTTCAGGGATTTCGATGTTCGGGATCATTGGCAAGCCCGCAGCATTCACCAATGCACCTTCCGAGTTACGGTGAAATTGACCGTTACGGGTATAGGCGGTAGTACCGTCGCTTAGCTCCACTTGAAAGAAGCCTGCGCCCATAATCGCAAGGTCAGTCGCTTCTTGCGTATTTTGGTAACTACCCGTTTTCATTAGCTTTTGGGTACCAACAGTGCGAACACCGTTACCCAACTGTAAACCACCCGGCGCTTCATTTTGCTGATCAACCATAGAGCCTGGTTGCTTTTTCATTTGATAGAACAAATCTTCAAAGACAGCACGATCTTGTTTAAAGCCGACGGTATTCACGTTGGCAAGGTTATTTGAAATAACCTGCATTTGTGTATCTTGTGCCGCAAGGCCTGTTTTACTCACCCAAAGTGCTGGATGCATGACAAATTCTCCTGAATAAAGACAGCACCTTTAATGGCAAGGTGCTGGAAAGATAAAAACTAACGGGGCGTTAAGCACTGTGTGACGTTAACTACCGCGTACTAAGCGGTTACCCGCTGTCGCCAGTTGCTCGGCGGTTTTCATCATTTTGACTTGCAGTTCGAAATTACGAGCAAGGGAAATGTTATTCACTAATGCATCGATGGCATTAACGTTACTGCTTTCAAGGTAACCCGATGCCACAGTCACTGTGTCGTCAGCATCCGCCTGACCACCACCGCCAATCACGCGAAACAAACCGTCTTCACCTTTTCGCAGTTGGTTATTCTCAGGCTTCACTAACTTGAGCTGACCCACTTCCTGAATTAAACCACCGCCCTGAGGCACCACAGAAATGGTGCCATCAGAACCAATGCTTAACTGTTCGTATTCAGGAATAGTGATCGCGCCACCCGTTCCCATCACAGGTCGCTTGCCCAGCATTAGTTGACCATCAGGGCTTAACGTGAAGTTACCCGCACGGGTGTAGGCTTCGTCATTTTCACCGGCTTCAACAGCAAAGAAGCCCGCACCGCGAATGGATACATCTAACGGGTTATCCGTGTGCTGCATTGCGCCTTCAGAGAAATCAGTTCCCCCCGCACGCGCAGCCACTAAGGCGCGCGTATCGTAGCCTTGGCCTTTTACTTTGACGCTATCGGCCTGTTCGATATCGGTACGAAACCCCGTGGTATTCACGTTAGCGAGGTTATTCGCGTGTACCTGCTGCGCCATCATGACGCGGCTAGCACCCGACATTGCAGTGAACAATAATTTATCCATGCCCAGCCTCGACTTATAAGTTCTGGAACAGGATTTGAGTCATTTCTTGCGACACTTTGATGGTCTTCGCATTCGCTTGGTAGTTGCTTTGCGCTGACATCAAAGACACCATCTCATTGGTCAGGTTAACGTTAGAGTTCTCGTACATGCCGGTACGAAGCGCGCCCATTTGACCTGTACCTGGTGTGCCCAGTAATGGCGCACCTGACGCAAAACTTTGTGTCCAGCGCGTACCACCCGCCTGTTGTAGGCCTTCTTGGTTCGGGAAGCGCGCCATAAGCACTTGGCCTTGTGCTTTGGTTTGACCATTTGAATAACGAGCATACACAGTGCCATCACCTTCAAAGTACCAACCCGCAATTTGACCAGGCGCATGACCGTCTGGCGCATTTTTATTGATTGAGAATTCGCTACCGTATTGAGTCGTATCAGCCAGTGTCATACCAACGCTTTGTTTAGCGGCACCATTCTTAAACGCAAGATCAACCGACAAGGTATCGATTTTCATCGTTGGAGGTGTGGTTGAGTTATCCATCGCTGGAGCACCATTGACAGTGCTAAGTTTACCGTCGCTATCAAAGCCCATGGTGTTGGTCTGGCCTTTCAGCACGTCACCATCTAATGCGTAATGTACTTTCCATTCATTACTGGCGGTTTTTACGTAGTACTGAGTCACTTGGTGCTCACTACCCAATGAGTCATAAACGGTAGAGGTAACACTCGAGGTAAAAGTTGATGGGTCTTCTGGATCGAATTTATCATCAGCAGAATTCGTCACGATGGCAGCATTAGCATCAAGGTTAAGACCTTGGTGAACTTTAGTGGTGGTTTTCGCCGCCATGTCACCGGTGTCAACGCGCAGATCCGTCACAGTACCCGTTTGAATTTGACCTGACTCTGTCACACCATACCCCTGTAGGCGGTGACCATCACCCGATACCATGTAACCCTCAGTATCTAGGTTGAATACACCGTTACGCGTAAACATTTGCTGGCCATTGTTTTGCACCATGAAGAAGCCTTCACCGTTGATCGCCAAGTCACTATTACGGCCCGTACTTGTCGTACCGCCCGAAGTGAAGCTTTGACGCACTTGCGCTACTTCAACACCGTTCATTTCACCGCCGCCAAACTGGGGTGCATAAACATCTTGAAATTCAGTACGGGATGATTTGAAACCCACGGTACCGACGTTTGCAATATTGTGGCTGATTGAGTTCATCTGTTCGGATGTTGCTCGCAAGCCACTTAGGCCAACACTGATTGACATAAAAGATTCCTATCTACTTAATTTTTATTATTTACGCCGTAATTTCACGCATATCGAACATCGACATTTTGCCCACGCCCGCAAGACTTAATAACACCGCACCGCCATTGGCAGGGATGTTGACCGATTCCACTTCGGCAGCAATCATGATGTTTTGATCCCAAGCCTGATCGCCACTCTCAGCAACCACTTTGAACGAGTAAGTGCCCTTACCCAGCTCATCACCGTCAATTTCAAACTCAGCCATGCCTTTGCCTTGTGCACCCAATTTGATCTTGTCGACTTCTTTGCCTTTGTCGTCGTAAACAATCACGGTTGCACTATCGACCGGCTTATCAAACTGAACACGACCATTCAGGGTTTGACCTTCGCTAATATCCAAACCGTTTTTCACATCCATCAGCACTTTTTTGCCAACAAGGTTGGTCGCTTGCAGCATTTCCAAGTTAGTCATACCAATGTTCATGTTCATCATGCCTTGCTTCACCCCTTCCAAACTGGAAACGGCTGACATCATGCCCAATTGCGTCAAGTACTCTGTACCATCCGTTGGGTTTAGCGGGTTCTGATTTTGTACCTGCGCCACCATCATGGTTAAAAACTCATTGCTGGTTGGCGTCATGTCTTTTTGACCATTACTGGTCACTTGTGGCTCAGCATTCGCTTGTGTCGTCGTACGGTTGTACTGACCTGCCGTATTAATTTGCGGTAAGCTCATTGCTTATTCCCTTAGCTCGTTTGACCTAGGCGAAGGATGCTCTGCTGCATGCTGCGCGCTCGACTCATTACGTCAACGTTAGTTTCAAAGCTGCGCGATGCAGCCATCATGTCTGCCATTTCTTCAACCACATTCACGGTTGAATGAAATACATAGCCTTCTTTGTTCGCTTCAGGGTGATTAGGCTCGTAGCGACGACGTAATGGTTCATCACTTTCAATGACATCATCAATCCGCACACGTGTACCGGCATTAGGATCGTTCATATCCACCATCACAGAAGAAAAAACGGGGCGCTTAGCACGGTAACCATCCTGCTCGGAACCAGATACCACGTCGGCATTCGCAAGGTTACTAGCGACCGTATTTAAACGAACGCTTTGCGCTGTCATTGCAGAACCTGCAATGTCATAAATAGAGGAAAAAGACATAGGAATTATTGTCCGTTAATGGCCTGCTTCAGACCGCGAATTTTCATGTTCAAAAAAGTTAAGCTGGTTTCAAGATCCATTGCGTTGCCCGCAAATTTGGCTTGCTCAACGCCCAATTCAACTGTGTTGCCATCTTGTGCTGGCTGCTGTGGGTTGCGATACAGCAGTTCATGTGATTGCTGTGTTCTACGACGGCCTAGATGCTTAGTGCGGGCTTCACTCGCGACTTGATTCATTGCATCTTCAAAACTGATATCACGCGCTTTAAAATTGGGCGTATCGGTATTAGCCAAGTTACTCGCCAACACCTTTGCGCGTTGTGTTCGGAACTGCAATGTATTAGGGTGTACCCCCAATGCATCTTCAAAGTTGATTGCCATCTCACCCACCACCTTTAGATTGAATATCGACTATTAAGCAATTTTCATGCCACGCATTTAAAGTCAAAATATCAATGCCTTACACAAATAATTGCCGTTCAACACTCAATAAGCGGAAGTATGACTTCCGAGCGGAAATCCGCCACTTGTCACTTGTGCTCAGCCTGTTGATATTTGAAAGTACATTCAGTCATGCTGCGGTTGCGGGTAAGCCCGTCATGGCAGAAAAAGATCATCAACAGATCCGTAGTTATTTATATCGTGAGGTGGCACGTTTTGCGGGGAGCATTGGTAGTAATGACTTTCGCTTCGACCTTGATAAGACGGCCTTACCTACGTGTAATAGCCCCTTGAACATTAGTCGTCATCAAGGGCGTTCTCCGACGGGAAAAGTCACCCTAACCATTGAATGCCAACACCCTAAATACTGGAAATCACGCATAAAAGCAGACGTACGGGTTTATCAGAAAATAGTGGTGGCAAAAAACACCATAGAGCGCGACCAAGTCTTAACCGCCAATGATTTCAAACGGCGCCGCACTGATATTTCTTATGTCCGTCAGGGATATTTCACCTCTATTGCAGAATTAACCAATCAAGTCAGCAAACGGCGGATTACGGTGGGAAAAATTATCAGTCCACGTATGGTAGAATTTGCCAACTGGGTCGAACGTCACCAAGAAGTGATGATCGAGGCAAAGATGGGCAAGATGACAGCCAGAATGAAAGGGATTGCGCTAGAATCCGGCAGTAAAGGTGAGGAAATTAAAGTAAAAAATAGCTCTTCACATAAGACGATTCTGGCCACTGTGATTGGCCCTAAAAAGGTACAAACTCTGTTTTAAATTTCTTTTACGATGAGTTTTATAACAAAAGGCTAAAAAAGCAGTTAAGCTCTATGACAGCTGGTCGCTGTATACCAATAACCCTACTACCCTGTGAGTACATTCATGATTGGAAAAATTCACAACTCAATGTCATTACCTGTAAATGCTGAAAACCGCCCAACAGCGGGTAAAACAGCCATGACAGCGACGACAAAACAAGTTGAATTAAGCAGTGAAGTGCAGTCACTACAAAGTGCGAAAGCCGATCTCCAACACACTAATGATGTGGATATGGATAAAGTGGCAAAAATGAAGCAACTACTGCAGTCAGGTCAAGCATCGGTCGATCTTGATCAGTTGGCAGGCACTATGGTTGATTATTACCAAGGTAATCAATAATGAGCGACAACAGTAGCATGGTGAAAACCTTGCTCAATGAACTCAATCAAGATGTAGCCCACTATCAAGAGTTAGTTGCTCAACTGAAGCAACAACATGTCTTGCTAGTGAATCGTGACAACCAAGCACTGATTGGTCACAACCAGCAGCTACAGTCTTTGATGGCACTATTAAATCAGCATGCGACCAACCGCCATACGATTCTTACACGACTCGGTGTGACGGCAAACAATGAAGGCATGCAGAAACTATTAAGTAAACTGCCTCAGCAAGTGCAGCAAAAAGGCATGATGCTATGGCAAAAGCTGTATGATCTCACGCTAACCTGCCAAGAGCTCAACAACACGAATGGTCGTTTGTTAGCCCAACAAAAGCAGCTCATAGATCGCTTACTCAAGCCTGAGCAACAATATTGCTATGGTCCTGGCGAGTAATTTTCGTTACTCGCTAACCATTCCATCAGGTGATGCGCTGACGGTAAAACTTATTCGCTGACAATTCATCAAGGATCTTTTGCTGCTGACGCTCTTGCTTGAGGGCTATTTGATTCTGGCGTTTTTCAATAATTTTCTCACCCATTCGTACTTGGCAGTGCTGCTGCACCAAGCGTTCATTGGTGGTACGCAATTCAACCTCAGACATCGCTAATTCATGGCGCTGCAAATTCGTTAAATTATCCAGCTGATAACGAAAACGTCCAATCCCCTTTAACATCAAAGCCGATGCTTGCTGCCCCCCTTCAATACAATACTGCCCAGATAAACTTTCCAGCAATTCCAATCGCTGTTGATGCGCTTGATGCTGACTATTGACCTGACCAAATTCTTGCTGAATAGCATCAAACTGGCGCTGTTGCTGTTCACGCCAATGTTGCAGCATTTTCACTCGTCGCATGATGATTCTCTTAGGTTAACTGCATCATGGCATGCTGCGTTTGATCTAGCGTCACACGCTCTTGCATACCTTGCTGAAGAAACTGGCAAATTGCTGGGTATTGCTGTACCGCAATATCAAGATTAGGATCTTGCCCCGGTTGGTAACCCCCCAGTGCAATCAAGTCTTGAATTTGGCGATAACGCGCGTAACGCTGCTTAATTTGTTGCGCTTGCTTCAACTGTTCAGCGCTTACCACTTGCGGCATAGCACGGCTGATCGACTGCTCGATATCAATGGCTGGATAGTGACCTTGCTCGGCCAGTTCACGGTTCAGGACAATGTGACCATCCAAAATAGCGCGAGCTGCATCGGCAATCGGATCTTGTTGATCATCCCCTTCCGACAAAACAGTGTAGAAGGCGGTGATGGAACCTCGCTCGGTTGCGCCATTACCTGCACGCTCTACCAACTGTGGTAACAAACTGAACACCGAAGGCGGATAACCTTTGGTCGCGGGCGGCTCGCCAACGGCTAAGGCAATTTCACGTTGCGCTTGCGCATAACGTGTTAATGAATCCATCAACAGTAAAACATCATGGCCTTGGTCGCGGAAGAACTCGGCAATACGGTGACACAACACCGAAGCACGCAGACGCATCAAAGGTGGATCATCCGCTGGTGAAGCGATCACGACGGCATTTTTCATCCCTTCAGGGCCAAGGGAGTGTTCAATGAACTCGCGCACCTCACGGCCACGTTCACCAATTAGTCCCACCACGGTGATTTCTGCCGTGGTGTTACGTGTCATCATGCCTAACAACACACTTTTACCCACACCACTACCCGCAAATAAACCCATTCGCTGGCCTTTACCCACGCTCAACATACCGTTAATTGCGCGGACACCAACATCTAGCTGGGTTGAAATCGGAAGGCGCTGCAAAGGGTTAATCGTCTCACCTTGCAGGTTTATGCGCTGCTCACCATGGATAGCGCCTTTGCCGTCCAAAGGCTCACCCAAGCCGTTGAGCACTCGGCCCAACATGCTGTAACCCACATCAATTTTACTGTCACCATGCAAAGGCAACACACGGCTACCTGGCCGTAATCCCGTGGTATGACGGATAGGCATTAAGACGGATGCTTGACGATCAAAACCGACCACTTCGGCTTCCACCAAAGTGCCATGGTCGGTTTCAATCATGCAGCGCTGACCCGTACAGAGTCGACAACCTACGGCTTCCAAGGTCAAGCCAGCCATACGAGTCAAACGGCCCCAAGTACGAGCAACTGGGACTTCAGGTACCTGCTCTACCGCAGAGCTTAGTCGGGCGTTGAGCTCTTGGAATAAATCACGCATCGCTGAGTAAACTATCTCGAATCGAATCCATGCAGGTTTCTAATCGCTCTTCACTATCGGCAAAGGCTTCAGATTCACTGCTGGTTACACGACAGCTACCAATCGCTAAACTGTCGTCAGGCTGTAAGGTCCATGTTGCCACTTGCTCTGGCACCAATTCCACTAAACGCTGGCAATCTTGCGGATTCAAGTAAATCACTAAATCCGGTTTTTGCTCTGGCATTTGTGCGAGCGTTTCTTCAATCAAATGCACCATTTGGCCCGGTTTGAGAGTTAACTCGGCACGGATCACTTGGCGTGCGACTTTCTGTACTAGGTCGCAAATCATTTCACTTTGTTGGCGAACATGTTGCTGGAACACTTGCTGGATCTGCTGCATCAGGTGATCAACAGAAGCCGCGGTACTGCCCATTTGCTGTTGGACTTGAGCGACACCTTCTCGTACCCCCTGCTGACGACCTTGTTCAAGCCCTTGCTCATGACCCGCTTGTAACCCTTGGGCTACGCCTTCTTGGTATCCCTGCTCATGGCCTTTCTGTTGACCATCTTGAAAGCCATTATGAAATTCATCTTGGTATGAACCTGTGGTTTCATCACCAAATAAATCATCTTCTTCAGGCTGCATCAACGGCGGAAAGTGATAAGGGCGATACTGACCAAGCTGAGGATGCAATACATTACTCGGCTGATTCTTTTTCATTATTGCTCCTATTCCACCACGGGCTCACTAAAGAGCTGCAATTCAATCTCGCCTGCATCTGCCAACTGGCGTAGCGTCGAAACTAATTGATTACGAGCCTCTTCAACCGCACTTACACGCACTCGACCTTTACCTTCCATCGCTTCGCGTAGATACTGCGCGGCACGTTTTGGCATAGTGGCGAATACTTTATCCAGCAATTCTTCGTCAGCACCCTTAAGCGCAGTTGCCAGTAAGTCTTGATCGACCTCTTCCACCAAGCGCTCCAAGGTGTCTTCGGTTTGGCGCACCAAAATGCTGAAGTTGTACATTTGCGATTCAAGTTGTGCGACTAACTCTGGGTCAATCTCTTTTAACCCTGTCATCACTCTCTGGCTCTGATCACCCTGCAAGCGATTAATGATGTCACCCGCTTTTTGAGTACCATCAATCAAGGTGCTATTTTGCTGACCAACTTGCGCCAAGAACTTCTCCAGTAGCACGTGCACTTCTTGCATCATGTCTGGGTGGATTTCTTTTAGGTTTGCTAAGCGATACAACAATTCATCGAGGTTGTCTTGTGGCAGTTTCGCCAACAACCCTGTCGCCACATCAGGTTCAAGATAAGCCAAGAATACTGCCTGCATCTGCGGGTGCTCACCCGAGATAAGTTCAGCTAACTTGGCTGGCTCAAGCCACTGCAAACGCTGTAAGTTATGCTTGAGTGAATCACCGTAAATTGCATCAAGTAGCGGCTGTGACAATGATTGCCCCAGCGCTTTATTGAGCGTGCGCTCTAAGTAACTACGTGATGCCCCTGAGATCCCAGACTCACGTTTAAAGTCTTGGAAGAAGCGCTGAAACACGCCTTCCGCTTGATCTTTTTTTACGGCTGGAATACTGGCCATGGCAATCGATAATTGGCGCACTTGCTCACGATCGAGTTGCTGCAACACGTTAGCGGCAGCTTCCTCCCCCATGCTTAGCAATAAAATTGCGGCCTGTTCGATGCCTTGGTTGTTATCATTTGTCTGCATCTTTCGGGGTTATCCATTGTTTAACAACATGCGCAACACGTTCAGGTTCTTTTTCCGATAACGCTTGCAAGTAAGAGGTTTGAATTTCAAGTCCCGTTTCAGGACTTGGCAGCTCTGGCATGCTCTCTTCAGGCACCACAGCTGAACTTAATGCCGTTTCAGCCACCGCGGCTTTTGATGGCGCTTCGAGCTCACTATCCGCTGGTGTAATAGCATTACTGGTGTTCAGTGTCGCCACTTCACTTCCGCTTGGCGCTTTGCTCTCTGGTAACACACTATCTAGCACTGGATCTTTGCTGCGTTGACGCTCACCCGCCAATTGACGGATCGCAGGACGTACCACAACCAGTAAAATCACCAAGGCAACAATCGCGGAAAGAATGTAGCGTAAGTAATCTAGCCATACATTTTGCATCCACCACACAGGCTCTTCGGCTAACAGCTGTGCCTCTGCTTTATTGAATGGGTAGACATGTAAGCTAAAGCTATCGCCGCGTGCTGCTTCAATACCCATCGCATCTGTCAACATCTGACGAATGCTGTCAATCTTCGCTGACGGGAAAGCTTCTGGATCACCGTTGAGCAAGACAGACACACTTAAACGCTCAATCTGACCTTGTTGGTAGTAAGTGTGCTTCATGGTGCGATCCATCACGTAATCACGTGAATTTTCACCACGCTCATTACCTGCATTCGGATCGGTCTCTTCATCCCCCTCTTCTGGAGGACGATTACTCAAGGCACCGGGAACACCTTGCGCGGCTTTGCCTACACGACGATCGTAAGATGAGAACTCTGAACGCACAGTACCTTCAGGCGCGTACAATTCTTCTGTCGCCTCAGTGCGATCAAAATTCACTGCCGCGGCAACTTCTACTTGGAAGTTATCGCTACCGACCATAGGGCGAAGCATGCGAGAGGCTCGGTTAATGTACGTCGTTTCAAGCTTTTGCACATAATCAAGGTAGGCACTGCTGTTTTTACCATGGCGGCCTTCACCGACTAAGGCTGACAACAAGTTCCCTTGCTGATCGATCACATTCACCTGATCAGCTTCAAGCTCAGGCACACTACCAGCGACCAAATTAACGATGGCTGTTACCTGTTCAGCATCCAGTGTTTGCCCCGGTTGCAACGAGATAATCACCGAGGCTGAAGCTTGTTCTTTATCGCGACGAACAAACAAGGTTTGCTTTGGCATCGCTAAGTGAACACGAACATTACGTACCGCATCCAACGCCATAATGCTACGCGCGAGTTCGCCTTCAAGACCATGACGGTAACGCGCATTTTCAACAAATTGGCTGGTTCCTAAGCTTGAATCTTGGCTTAGAATTTCAAGTCCAGCAGGTAGCTGTGCTTCAACACCGGCAGCAGCCAGTGCTAAACGCGCCTTCCCCAAACTGTTACGATCAACCATCACGCTGCCCTTTTGCGGCTCAACGTAATAATCCAACCCTTTTTCTTCCAGTACCGCGATCACTTGGCTACGGTCAAACTGCTCTGCTTCACCATACAGCGGACGATACTGACTACTGCCCTGCCATAAGCCCAATACCACAGCGACAGTCACTAAGGCGGCAATAGCAGCCAATAAGCCTGCTAACCGCATGCCTGAAAATAAGCGGCCCATTCCTGTTGGACCTGCCATATTCACCAATTTTTGCTTCATTACTTCAGTCACTTAAGCATTCTCACTACACTGGCATTTTCATAACATCGTCGTACGCAGTCAGGAGCTTATTACGCACCTGCACCATAGCAGAGAAGGCTAAACTCGCCTTTTGGCTGGCTACCATAGCCCCCACTAAATCATCACTTTTCCCCGTATCAACCGCCGTCATTTTTGCCGACGCATCACGGCCTTGTTGATCCACGCTATTAAGGGTTTCAGTGATCACCGAGGTAAAATCAACGGCTTGGGTTTGCGGTGTTGTGATCGGGTTTGGTGCAATTTGAATTGCATCAAACGATTGAATTTGTGCCTGAACTTCAGCAATTTGGCTTAAAGGCTGTTGCATGGCTAACACGTTCTCTGACATAACAAGGTCTCTAAAAATGCTTAAGAAAAGTTATAGTTATTCGCTGAAAAATCAGCACTTTGGTTCGTAAGGATTTGTTCTACATCCATACCCTGTTCACGCATCGTTTGCAGCTTGTACCGCAAAGCGCGCGTTGATACGCCAAGCTCTTCAGCTGTTTTACTACGATGCCCATTAAAGCGACGCAAAGTCTCAATGATGGTATTAAATTCTGCTAGCTTACGGCTTTTGTGTAAGCTAGGTCGCTTGTTGCTGGCTTTCTCCGAATCCACAGTCACGTTCAATGGCTCATGTTCCACCGGCATGGTTGTCGTTGTGGTATTTGCCATCGAGGTTGCATCCATCGCAAGTAATTCTTCTGGCATACTCACTTCAGACTCAGTGACCAAGGGTTGGCCAGGCAACATCAAGTCTTGCGCACGGATCAAACAACCGTGGCTCATTACTAATGCGCGTTGGATTATGTTCTCTAATTCACGGACATTCCCCGGCCATGAATAGGCTTTAAGCGCACGCTTTGCTGAATCAGTGAAGTGCGTTGCAGCCTGCCCTAATGCCATATGGCGCTTAAGCAAGTGCTTAGCAAGCGGGATAATATCTTCAGTACGGTCACGCAGCGACGCGCAACACAATGGGAAAACGTTAAGACGGTAATAGAGGTCAGCACGGAAGCGACCTTCCGCCACTGCTTTTTCAAGATTCTGATTGGTTGCAGCTAACACGCGAATATCAAGGTTGATCTTCTGGTGGCTACCTAAGCGCTCAACTTCTTTCTCTTGCAGCACTCGCAGTAGCTTAGTTTGTAACGCCAATGGCAGCTCTGCGATTTCATCAAGTAGCAGCGTACCGCCATTGGCAATCTCAAGCTTACCCGGTTGTGCGGATGAGGCGCCGGTGAAAGCACCTTTGGCATGGCCAAATAGAATCGACTCAATCATGGTTTCAGGAATGGCCGCGCAGTTAATCGCAACAAACGGGGACTGTGCACGAGGCGAGGCATTATGGATAAAACGCGCCAAGATCTCTTTACCCGTACCACTCTCACCATTGATCAGAACAGAGGCATCAGTTTGTGCGACACGCTGCGCAAGCTGTAGCAGTTGCTTGCTTTGCGGCGCTTCCGCCACCACA harbors:
- a CDS encoding flagellar hook assembly protein FlgD, which produces MSLPQINTAGQYNRTTTQANAEPQVTSNGQKDMTPTSNEFLTMMVAQVQNQNPLNPTDGTEYLTQLGMMSAVSSLEGVKQGMMNMNIGMTNLEMLQATNLVGKKVLMDVKNGLDISEGQTLNGRVQFDKPVDSATVIVYDDKGKEVDKIKLGAQGKGMAEFEIDGDELGKGTYSFKVVAESGDQAWDQNIMIAAEVESVNIPANGGAVLLSLAGVGKMSMFDMREITA
- the flgM gene encoding flagellar biosynthesis anti-sigma factor FlgM; this translates as MIGKIHNSMSLPVNAENRPTAGKTAMTATTKQVELSSEVQSLQSAKADLQHTNDVDMDKVAKMKQLLQSGQASVDLDQLAGTMVDYYQGNQ
- a CDS encoding flagellar FliJ family protein is translated as MRRVKMLQHWREQQQRQFDAIQQEFGQVNSQHQAHQQRLELLESLSGQYCIEGGQQASALMLKGIGRFRYQLDNLTNLQRHELAMSEVELRTTNERLVQQHCQVRMGEKIIEKRQNQIALKQERQQQKILDELSANKFYRQRIT
- the flgA gene encoding flagellar basal body P-ring formation chaperone FlgA, whose translation is MPYTNNCRSTLNKRKYDFRAEIRHLSLVLSLLIFESTFSHAAVAGKPVMAEKDHQQIRSYLYREVARFAGSIGSNDFRFDLDKTALPTCNSPLNISRHQGRSPTGKVTLTIECQHPKYWKSRIKADVRVYQKIVVAKNTIERDQVLTANDFKRRRTDISYVRQGYFTSIAELTNQVSKRRITVGKIISPRMVEFANWVERHQEVMIEAKMGKMTARMKGIALESGSKGEEIKVKNSSSHKTILATVIGPKKVQTLF
- the flgG gene encoding flagellar basal-body rod protein FlgG, translating into MHPALWVSKTGLAAQDTQMQVISNNLANVNTVGFKQDRAVFEDLFYQMKKQPGSMVDQQNEAPGGLQLGNGVRTVGTQKLMKTGSYQNTQEATDLAIMGAGFFQVELSDGTTAYTRNGQFHRNSEGALVNAAGLPMIPNIEIPENATGMSVGTDGMVSIKVQGEPEPQEIGQITLANFTNPSGLEAMGGNLFRESGASGAPIEGVGGEDGIGAISQFTLEGSNVSVVEEMVNMITTQRAYEMNAKVVSSADQMLKFVSQSM
- the flgF gene encoding flagellar basal-body rod protein FlgF; the encoded protein is MDKLLFTAMSGASRVMMAQQVHANNLANVNTTGFRTDIEQADSVKVKGQGYDTRALVAARAGGTDFSEGAMQHTDNPLDVSIRGAGFFAVEAGENDEAYTRAGNFTLSPDGQLMLGKRPVMGTGGAITIPEYEQLSIGSDGTISVVPQGGGLIQEVGQLKLVKPENNQLRKGEDGLFRVIGGGGQADADDTVTVASGYLESSNVNAIDALVNNISLARNFELQVKMMKTAEQLATAGNRLVRGS
- the flgB gene encoding flagellar basal body rod protein FlgB gives rise to the protein MAINFEDALGVHPNTLQFRTQRAKVLASNLANTDTPNFKARDISFEDAMNQVASEARTKHLGRRRTQQSHELLYRNPQQPAQDGNTVELGVEQAKFAGNAMDLETSLTFLNMKIRGLKQAINGQ
- the flgE gene encoding flagellar hook protein FlgE encodes the protein MSISVGLSGLRATSEQMNSISHNIANVGTVGFKSSRTEFQDVYAPQFGGGEMNGVEVAQVRQSFTSGGTTSTGRNSDLAINGEGFFMVQNNGQQMFTRNGVFNLDTEGYMVSGDGHRLQGYGVTESGQIQTGTVTDLRVDTGDMAAKTTTKVHQGLNLDANAAIVTNSADDKFDPEDPSTFTSSVTSTVYDSLGSEHQVTQYYVKTASNEWKVHYALDGDVLKGQTNTMGFDSDGKLSTVNGAPAMDNSTTPPTMKIDTLSVDLAFKNGAAKQSVGMTLADTTQYGSEFSINKNAPDGHAPGQIAGWYFEGDGTVYARYSNGQTKAQGQVLMARFPNQEGLQQAGGTRWTQSFASGAPLLGTPGTGQMGALRTGMYENSNVNLTNEMVSLMSAQSNYQANAKTIKVSQEMTQILFQNL
- a CDS encoding flagellar protein FlgN, producing the protein MSDNSSMVKTLLNELNQDVAHYQELVAQLKQQHVLLVNRDNQALIGHNQQLQSLMALLNQHATNRHTILTRLGVTANNEGMQKLLSKLPQQVQQKGMMLWQKLYDLTLTCQELNNTNGRLLAQQKQLIDRLLKPEQQYCYGPGE
- the flgC gene encoding flagellar basal body rod protein FlgC, whose amino-acid sequence is MSFSSIYDIAGSAMTAQSVRLNTVASNLANADVVSGSEQDGYRAKRPVFSSVMVDMNDPNAGTRVRIDDVIESDEPLRRRYEPNHPEANKEGYVFHSTVNVVEEMADMMAASRSFETNVDVMSRARSMQQSILRLGQTS